One genomic segment of Candidatus Deferrimicrobiaceae bacterium includes these proteins:
- a CDS encoding UDP-N-acetylmuramoyl-L-alanyl-D-glutamate--2,6-diaminopimelate ligase, whose product MANVLAGITPVENSLGSLEIGGISIDSRMTRPGDLFVALPGHHADGHSFLAAAVRAGAATALVEQEVSHPPLPCVRVASTSAALPVVAVRFFGDPSAALTVIGVTGTNGKTTVTYLLESILDAAGKKTAVIGSINYRLAGKVLRSGLTTPFPHELQEVMAGALSGGASHLVMEVSSHSTAQGRIEGVRFDAGLFTNLSHDHLDFHGDMESYFHAKARFFRYFLPAGGKMGGMAFNTDDPYGARLAREFPAALTFGFSRERAVYPLSVEMGWEGTSLSLSTPVGPLDLRARIIGDYNASNIMAAVCGAILLGVPPGAIREGVEKLPAIPGRIETIPNDRGLHVFVDYAHTPDGLDRLLTALGGLAEARLITVFGCGGDRDRAKRPRMGRIAALRSHVVIVTSDNPRSEDPGAILAGIVPGIVAEGFLQARGPVSWEEGYFEVIPDRKSAIARALAIARRGDTVAIAGKGHENVQLIGDRRLPFDDRETVKTILAGGE is encoded by the coding sequence TTGGCGAATGTCCTCGCGGGGATCACACCGGTTGAGAATTCTCTCGGATCGCTCGAGATAGGCGGCATTTCCATCGACTCCCGCATGACCCGCCCCGGGGACCTGTTCGTTGCCCTCCCCGGCCATCATGCGGACGGCCATTCCTTTCTCGCCGCGGCGGTTCGGGCGGGCGCGGCGACCGCCCTCGTGGAACAGGAGGTTTCTCACCCCCCGCTGCCCTGCGTGCGGGTCGCGTCGACGTCGGCGGCCCTCCCCGTCGTGGCGGTCCGCTTTTTCGGCGATCCGTCGGCAGCGCTCACGGTGATCGGCGTGACGGGGACCAACGGGAAGACGACCGTCACCTACCTTCTCGAATCGATCCTCGATGCCGCGGGGAAAAAGACGGCCGTGATCGGGTCGATCAATTACCGCCTGGCCGGGAAGGTTCTCCGGTCGGGGCTGACCACGCCCTTTCCCCACGAGCTCCAGGAGGTGATGGCGGGGGCGCTGTCCGGGGGGGCAAGCCACCTCGTGATGGAAGTGTCGTCTCACAGCACGGCGCAGGGAAGGATCGAGGGGGTGCGGTTCGACGCGGGGCTGTTCACGAATCTGTCGCACGACCACCTCGACTTCCACGGGGACATGGAGTCGTACTTCCATGCCAAGGCCCGGTTTTTCCGCTATTTTCTCCCGGCGGGGGGGAAGATGGGGGGAATGGCGTTCAACACGGACGACCCGTACGGGGCGAGGCTGGCGCGGGAGTTTCCGGCCGCCCTGACCTTCGGCTTTTCCCGGGAGCGGGCGGTGTATCCCCTCTCGGTGGAGATGGGATGGGAGGGGACCTCCCTCTCCCTTTCCACCCCCGTGGGGCCTCTCGATCTCCGGGCGAGGATCATCGGAGACTACAACGCATCGAACATCATGGCAGCCGTCTGCGGGGCGATTCTGCTCGGCGTCCCTCCCGGGGCGATCCGCGAAGGGGTGGAGAAACTGCCGGCGATCCCCGGGAGGATCGAGACGATTCCCAACGACCGCGGCCTCCACGTGTTCGTGGATTACGCCCACACTCCCGACGGCCTCGACCGCCTTCTCACCGCCCTCGGGGGGCTTGCCGAGGCCAGGCTGATCACCGTTTTCGGTTGCGGAGGGGACCGGGACCGGGCGAAACGGCCCCGGATGGGAAGGATTGCGGCACTTCGGTCCCACGTGGTGATCGTCACCTCCGACAACCCCCGGAGCGAGGACCCCGGGGCGATCCTTGCGGGCATCGTTCCGGGAATCGTCGCGGAAGGGTTTCTCCAGGCCCGGGGGCCCGTCTCATGGGAAGAGGGATATTTCGAGGTTATCCCGGACAGAAAATCGGCCATCGCGCGGGCGCTCGCCATCGCCCGGAGGGGGGACACGGTCGCGATCGCCGGGAAAGGACACGAGAATGTTCAGCTCATCGGGGACCGGCGCCTGCCGTTTGACGACAGGGAAACGGTCAAAACGATCCTGGCCGGTGGGGAGTAG
- a CDS encoding penicillin-binding protein codes for MNPRARIILGVLAGVYFLIVFRAFHIQVFGVKGIRDRGARQYSVKIPLLPKRGVILDRTGNEFAVSLSTKSIFVQPSKLPSPDVAANLLARRLARPAAELRKEFASDRNFLWVKRQMPSSMAEEIVREVREAVARGKGAAGADGIGTVEEPKRFYPNRELASSVIGFTDVDSAGIEGIELSFDKYLRGESAYLVGERDARGRVIVPADAPIEVNSQGHSVTLTIDRNIQHVAQTELMEAVKKYRARGGMSLVMQPKTGEILAMASLPTFNPNSLSAALPEARKNRVITDCIEPGSTFKVFTMASALELGAIDIRERIFCENGKYRYAGRTIHDTHKYGLLTVPEVIKFSSNIGMIKVSEKMAPERFHDMIQAFGFGTRTGVELNGESGGLLSPREKFSRIRRATVSFGQGIAVTPLQLASAMASVVNGGKIMKPYIVKEITDPQGRMVYRGEPKELRRVISPKTSAQMREILGKVVQEDGTGTQARIKGFLVGGKTGTAQKVETGTGRYSSDKRIASFVGFLPLQDPELLILVVIDEPKGEVYGGVVAAPAFNQIAVKTAYYLGIMPTEQAGGDVAKAIREETKPAGVGMTRVAMGSGGGALVMPDLRGLSMGRVVDLMGRYSVRMQMAGSGLARAQSPAPGAVLVPGMEVNVNFGTESGRR; via the coding sequence ATGAACCCCCGCGCCCGGATCATTCTCGGTGTCCTGGCGGGGGTCTATTTTCTCATTGTCTTCCGGGCGTTCCATATCCAGGTGTTCGGCGTCAAGGGAATCCGCGATCGGGGGGCCAGGCAGTACAGCGTAAAGATCCCGCTCCTCCCGAAGCGGGGGGTGATCCTCGACAGGACCGGGAACGAGTTTGCCGTATCCCTTTCCACGAAGTCGATCTTCGTCCAGCCGTCCAAGCTTCCGTCGCCGGATGTCGCCGCGAACCTGCTCGCCCGCCGCCTTGCCCGCCCCGCCGCCGAACTGAGGAAGGAGTTCGCGTCGGACAGGAATTTCCTCTGGGTGAAGCGGCAGATGCCTTCCTCGATGGCCGAGGAGATCGTCCGGGAGGTCCGGGAAGCCGTCGCCCGGGGAAAGGGCGCAGCGGGAGCGGACGGCATCGGCACGGTCGAGGAGCCGAAACGCTTCTACCCGAACCGCGAACTCGCCTCGTCGGTCATCGGGTTCACCGATGTGGACAGCGCCGGGATCGAGGGGATCGAACTGTCGTTCGACAAATACCTGCGGGGAGAAAGCGCCTATCTCGTGGGCGAGCGGGATGCCCGGGGGCGCGTCATCGTCCCGGCGGACGCGCCGATCGAGGTGAATTCGCAGGGGCACTCCGTGACTCTCACGATCGACCGGAACATCCAGCATGTGGCCCAGACCGAGCTCATGGAGGCGGTGAAGAAGTACCGGGCGCGCGGGGGGATGTCCCTCGTCATGCAGCCCAAGACGGGGGAGATCCTCGCGATGGCGAGTCTGCCCACCTTCAACCCGAACAGCCTCTCCGCGGCCCTGCCGGAGGCGAGGAAGAACCGGGTGATCACCGACTGCATCGAGCCGGGGTCCACCTTCAAGGTGTTCACGATGGCCTCCGCGCTGGAGCTGGGTGCGATCGACATCCGCGAACGGATCTTCTGCGAGAACGGGAAGTACCGGTACGCCGGGCGGACGATCCACGACACCCACAAATATGGCTTGCTCACCGTCCCCGAGGTGATCAAATTCTCGAGCAATATCGGGATGATCAAGGTCAGCGAGAAGATGGCCCCCGAGCGGTTCCACGACATGATCCAGGCCTTCGGGTTCGGGACGAGGACGGGGGTGGAACTGAACGGGGAATCGGGCGGCCTGCTTTCTCCCCGGGAGAAGTTCAGCCGGATCCGCCGCGCCACCGTCTCCTTCGGGCAGGGGATCGCCGTGACGCCCCTCCAGCTCGCCTCCGCGATGGCTTCCGTCGTGAACGGCGGGAAGATCATGAAGCCGTACATCGTGAAGGAGATCACGGATCCGCAGGGGAGGATGGTCTACCGCGGAGAGCCGAAGGAACTCCGCAGGGTGATCTCCCCGAAAACGTCGGCGCAGATGCGGGAAATCCTGGGGAAAGTGGTCCAGGAGGATGGAACCGGCACCCAGGCCCGGATCAAGGGCTTTCTCGTCGGCGGGAAAACGGGGACGGCGCAGAAGGTCGAGACGGGGACCGGCCGGTACTCCTCGGACAAGAGGATCGCCTCCTTCGTCGGATTCCTCCCCCTGCAGGACCCCGAGCTTCTCATCCTCGTCGTCATCGACGAACCGAAGGGCGAGGTGTACGGGGGCGTGGTCGCGGCCCCCGCCTTCAACCAGATCGCGGTAAAGACGGCCTACTACCTGGGGATCATGCCCACGGAGCAGGCCGGGGGAGACGTGGCCAAGGCGATCCGGGAGGAGACGAAACCGGCGGGCGTCGGGATGACCCGCGTGGCCATGGGCTCCGGAGGGGGTGCGCTCGTCATGCCGGACCTCCGGGGATTGAGCATGGGAAGGGTGGTCGATCTCATGGGGCGGTACTCGGTGAGGATGCAGATGGCGGGTTCCGGATTGGCCCGGGCCCAGTCCCCCGCCCCCGGGGCGGTTCTGGTCCCCGGGATGGAAGTCAACGTGAACTTCGGGACCGAGTCAGGCAGAAGATGA